A DNA window from Vigna unguiculata cultivar IT97K-499-35 chromosome 10, ASM411807v1, whole genome shotgun sequence contains the following coding sequences:
- the LOC114166279 gene encoding cinnamoyl-CoA reductase 1-like produces MPTDTSSLSGETVCVTGAGGYIASWLVKVLLEKGYTVRGTVRNPEDPKNAHLKKLEGAKERLTLHKVDLFDIDSIKAAFHGCDGVFHTASPVTDNPEEMVEPAVNGTKNVITVAAEAKVRRVVFTSSIGTVYMNPNTSRDVVVDESFWSDLEYCKNTKNWYCYGKTVAEQSAWDIAKERGVDLVVVNPVVVIGPLLQPTINASTIHILKYLTGSAKTYVNATQSYVHVRDVALAHVLVYETPSAFGRYICAESSLHRGDLVEILAKFFPEYPIPTKCSDEKNPRVKPYLFSSQKLKDLGMEFTPVKQSLYDTVKNLQDNGHLPVLPKQENSY; encoded by the exons ATGCCAACTGACACGTCATCACTCTCCGGCGAAACCGTCTGCGTGACCGGCGCCGGCGGCTACATAGCTTCGTGGCTTGTGAAGGTTCTGTTAGAGAAAGGGTACACTGTGAGAGGAACAGTTCGAAACCCAG AGGATCCGAAGAATGCGCATTTGAAGAAGTTGGAAGGAGCGAAGGAGAGACTCACTCTGCATAAAGTTGATCTCTTTGATATTGACTCCATTAAAGCCGCTTTTCACGGCTGCGACGGCGTCTTCCACACCGCTTCTCCGGTCACCGACAACCCC GAAGAGATGGTGGAGCCAGCAGTGAATGGAACGAAGAATGTGATAACAGTAGCTGCAGAAGCAAAAGTGCGGCGCGTGGTGTTCACTTCGTCGATTGGTACGGTGTATATGAACCCTAACACGAGTAGGGATGTGGTGGTTGATGAATCATTCTGGAGTGATTTGGAATACTGCAAGAATACTAAG AATTGGTACTGCTATGGGAAAACGGTGGCTGAACAATCAGCATGGGATATAGCTAAAGAGAGAGGGGTGGATTTGGTTGTGGTGAACCCAGTTGTGGTTATTGGTCCATTGCTTCAACCTACCATTAATGCTAGCACAATTCACATCCTAAAGTACCTTACTGGCTCTGCTAAGACCTATGTAAATGCTACACAGTCTTATGTACATGTCAGGGATGTGGCACTAGCCCATGTTCTTGTTTATGAGACTCCTTCAGCTTTTGGTCGATACATATGTGCCGAAAGTTCACTGCATCGTGGTGACCTCGTTGAAATTTTGGCCAAGTTTTTCCCAGAGTACCCAATTCCCACCAA ATGTTCAGATGAAAAGAACCCGAGAGTAAAACCTTATTTGTTTTCAAGCCAAAAGCTGAAAGATTTGGGAATGGAATTCACCCCAGTGAAGCAGAGTCTATATGACACTGTTAAAAATCTGCAAGACAATGGCCACCTTCCTGTGCTCCCAAAGCAAGAAAACTCTTATTGA
- the LOC114167603 gene encoding metal transporter Nramp6-like isoform X2 — MAANLGVVTGMHLAEHCRAEYSRLPNFILWVIAEVAIVACDIPEVIGTAFALNMLFNIPVWIGVLLTGLSTLVLLALQQYGVRKLEFFIAFLVFTIAGCFMAELGYAKPVAKEVVTGLFVPKLKGSGATGLAISLLGAMVMPHNLFLHSALVLSRKIPRSVRGIKEACRFYMIESAFALTVAFLINISVISVSGAVCHSSNLSAEDQKSCQDLDLNKASFLLRNVLGKWSSKLFAVALLASGQSSTITGTYAGQYVMQGFLDLRLKSWIRNLLTRCLAIVPSLIVALIGGSAGAGELIIIASMILSFELPFALIPLLKFTSSKIKMGEHVNSITISAVTWIIGSLIMGINIYYLMTSFVKLLLHAHLRIVAKVFLGILGFSGVALYIGGIAYLVFRKNKKTTHVLTLSTLEDQQMANAEGDVSMYSLPREDIVSMQLPQKRTPAEFD, encoded by the exons ATGGCTGCTAATCTTGGGGTTGTCACTG GAATGCATCTAGCTGAGCATTGTAGAGCTGAATATTCTCGACTTCCCAACTTCATTCTTTGGGTGATTGCTGAAGTTGCAATAGTGGCTTGTGACATTCCCGAAG TAATTGGGACAGCCTTTGCATTGAACATGCTCTTCAACATACCTGTTTGGATTGGTGTTCTTCTGACAGGACTCAGTACATTGGTCCTCTTAGCATTACAACAATATGGG GTTAGGAAACTTGAATTCTTCATTGCATTTCTAGTATTTACAATTGCTGGTTGCTTTATGGCTGAACTTGGATATGCAAAGCCTGTGGCCAAAGAAGTTGTGACGGGTCTATTTGTTCCAAAACTTAAGGGGAGTGGTGCCACTGGTCTAGCAATTTCACTCCTTGGAGCAATGGTTATGCC ACACAATCTCTTCCTCCACTCAGCTCTGGTGCTTTCCAGGAAAATACCCCGATCAGTTCGTGGAATCAAA GAGGCTTGCAGATTTTACATGATAGAAAGTGCCTTTGCTCTTACGGTGGCCTTCCTCATAAATATTTCTGTTATTTCTGTAAGTGGTGCAGTTTGCCATTCTTCAAACTTAAGCGCTGAAGATCAGAAAAGTTGTCAGGATTTGGATTTAAATAAAGCCTCTTTTTTATTAAGA AATGTCTTGGGCAAATGGAGTTCAAAACTATTTGCAGTTGCTTTACTTGCCTCAGGTCAAAGTTCTACCATAACAGGAACATATGCAGGCCAATACGTCATGCAG GGATTTCTTGATTTGCGACTGAAATCATGGATTCGGAATCTGCTAACCCGTTGCTTAGCCATTGTTCCTAGTTTGATTGTTGCACTCATAGGTGGCTCTGCTGGAGCTGGAGAACTCATCATAATTGCATCG ATGATCTTATCATTTGAACTTCCTTTTGCTCTGATCCCACTCCTCAAGTTCACCAGCAGCAAAATCAAGATGGGAGAACATGTCAACTCAATCACG ATTTCAGCTGTTACTTGGATCATTGGTTCCCTCATCATGGGCATAAACATATACTATTTAATGACTAGCTTTGTGAAGTTGCTTCTTCATGCTCACTTAAGAATTGTGGCTAAGGTATTTCTGGGGATATTAGGATTTTCTGGTGTGGCACTATACATTGGAGGCATTGCATATTTAGTGTTTCGCAAAAATAAAAAGACTACACATGTTTTGACACTTAGTACATTGGAAGATCAGCAAATGGCTAATGCAGAAGGTGATGTATCAATGTATAGTCTCCCAAGAGAAGACATAGTAAGCATGCAATTGCCTCAAAAAAGGACTCCTGCTGAATTTGATTAA
- the LOC114167603 gene encoding metal transporter Nramp6-like isoform X1, translated as MSVTGSSSGHPQFIASTGNRSLSNAPLIENPDSDQIVVPDRTSWKNLFAYVGPGFLVSIAYIDPGNFETDLQSGAQYKYELLWIILVASCAALLIQTMAANLGVVTGMHLAEHCRAEYSRLPNFILWVIAEVAIVACDIPEVIGTAFALNMLFNIPVWIGVLLTGLSTLVLLALQQYGVRKLEFFIAFLVFTIAGCFMAELGYAKPVAKEVVTGLFVPKLKGSGATGLAISLLGAMVMPHNLFLHSALVLSRKIPRSVRGIKEACRFYMIESAFALTVAFLINISVISVSGAVCHSSNLSAEDQKSCQDLDLNKASFLLRNVLGKWSSKLFAVALLASGQSSTITGTYAGQYVMQGFLDLRLKSWIRNLLTRCLAIVPSLIVALIGGSAGAGELIIIASMILSFELPFALIPLLKFTSSKIKMGEHVNSITISAVTWIIGSLIMGINIYYLMTSFVKLLLHAHLRIVAKVFLGILGFSGVALYIGGIAYLVFRKNKKTTHVLTLSTLEDQQMANAEGDVSMYSLPREDIVSMQLPQKRTPAEFD; from the exons ATGAGTGTCACAGGTTCATCTTCTGGGCACCCTCAATTCATTGCCAGCACCGGCAACAGAAGCTTGTCCAATGCGCCGTTGATTGAGAATCCAGACTCTGATCAAATTGTTGTACCCGAT AGAACAAGCTGGAAAAACTTATTTGCATACGTGGGGCCTGGATTTCTTGTTTCCATTGCATACATCGACCCCGGAAACT TTGAAACGGATCTTCAATCAGGAGCACAATATAAATATGAG TTACTATGGATCATATTGGTGGCGTCATGTGCTGCTCTTCTAATTCAAACAATGGCTGCTAATCTTGGGGTTGTCACTG GAATGCATCTAGCTGAGCATTGTAGAGCTGAATATTCTCGACTTCCCAACTTCATTCTTTGGGTGATTGCTGAAGTTGCAATAGTGGCTTGTGACATTCCCGAAG TAATTGGGACAGCCTTTGCATTGAACATGCTCTTCAACATACCTGTTTGGATTGGTGTTCTTCTGACAGGACTCAGTACATTGGTCCTCTTAGCATTACAACAATATGGG GTTAGGAAACTTGAATTCTTCATTGCATTTCTAGTATTTACAATTGCTGGTTGCTTTATGGCTGAACTTGGATATGCAAAGCCTGTGGCCAAAGAAGTTGTGACGGGTCTATTTGTTCCAAAACTTAAGGGGAGTGGTGCCACTGGTCTAGCAATTTCACTCCTTGGAGCAATGGTTATGCC ACACAATCTCTTCCTCCACTCAGCTCTGGTGCTTTCCAGGAAAATACCCCGATCAGTTCGTGGAATCAAA GAGGCTTGCAGATTTTACATGATAGAAAGTGCCTTTGCTCTTACGGTGGCCTTCCTCATAAATATTTCTGTTATTTCTGTAAGTGGTGCAGTTTGCCATTCTTCAAACTTAAGCGCTGAAGATCAGAAAAGTTGTCAGGATTTGGATTTAAATAAAGCCTCTTTTTTATTAAGA AATGTCTTGGGCAAATGGAGTTCAAAACTATTTGCAGTTGCTTTACTTGCCTCAGGTCAAAGTTCTACCATAACAGGAACATATGCAGGCCAATACGTCATGCAG GGATTTCTTGATTTGCGACTGAAATCATGGATTCGGAATCTGCTAACCCGTTGCTTAGCCATTGTTCCTAGTTTGATTGTTGCACTCATAGGTGGCTCTGCTGGAGCTGGAGAACTCATCATAATTGCATCG ATGATCTTATCATTTGAACTTCCTTTTGCTCTGATCCCACTCCTCAAGTTCACCAGCAGCAAAATCAAGATGGGAGAACATGTCAACTCAATCACG ATTTCAGCTGTTACTTGGATCATTGGTTCCCTCATCATGGGCATAAACATATACTATTTAATGACTAGCTTTGTGAAGTTGCTTCTTCATGCTCACTTAAGAATTGTGGCTAAGGTATTTCTGGGGATATTAGGATTTTCTGGTGTGGCACTATACATTGGAGGCATTGCATATTTAGTGTTTCGCAAAAATAAAAAGACTACACATGTTTTGACACTTAGTACATTGGAAGATCAGCAAATGGCTAATGCAGAAGGTGATGTATCAATGTATAGTCTCCCAAGAGAAGACATAGTAAGCATGCAATTGCCTCAAAAAAGGACTCCTGCTGAATTTGATTAA
- the LOC114167214 gene encoding CBL-interacting serine/threonine-protein kinase 5-like has translation MSLGHHIPQKHQSFSSGFFPSPPIQNVHPLLAKLVTLSSTHFPTFPTMEPNNQPDQPNPRNIIFNKYEMGRVLGQGNFAKVYHGRNLLTNDNVAVKVIKKEKLKKERLVKQIKREVSVMKLVRHPHIVQLKEVMATKGKIFLVMEYVRGGELFTKVNKGKLSEDLARKYFQQLISAVDYCHSRGVTHRDLKPENLLLDQNEDLKVSDFGLSALPEQRRADGMLVTPCGTPAYVAPEVLKKKGYDGSKADIWSCGVILYALLCGYLPFQGENVMRIYRKAFRAQYELPEWVSPPAKNLISNLLVADPAKRYSIPEIMKDPWFQFGFMRPIAFSIKESVEDNIHYFDDVDNNNNEEDEVSMRKPSRPFYNAFEIISSLSHGFDLRSLFETRKRSPSMFICKFSASAVMAKVEAAAKKLNFKVTGKKEFVVRMQGAEEGRKGRLGMTVEVFEVAPEVAVVEFSKSAGDTLEYIKLCEEQMRPSLKDVVWSWQGDR, from the coding sequence ATGTCCCTCGGACACCATATTCCTCAAAAGCATCAATCTTTCTCATCTGGGTTCTTCCCATCTCCACCAATTCAGAATGTCCATCCTCTCCTGGCCAAATTAGTTACACTCTCATCAACACATTTCCCAACTTTTCCCACCATGGAACCGAACAACCAACCCGACCAACCTAACCCCAGAAACATAATCTTCAACAAATACGAAATGGGTCGGGTCCTGGGGCAGGGGAACTTCGCCAAGGTCTACCACGGCAGAAACCTCCTCACCAACGACAACGTCGCCGTCAAGGTCATCAAGAAAGAGAAGCTCAAGAAAGAGCGATTGGTGAAGCAGATCAAGCGCGAGGTCTCGGTCATGAAACTGGTGCGGCATCCCCACATCGTTCAGCTCAAGGAAGTCATGGCCACCAAGGGAAAAATCTTCCTCGTCATGGAATACGTCAGGGGCGGCGAACTCTTCACCAAGGTCAACAAAGGAAAACTCTCCGAAGACCTCGCCAGAAAGTACTTCCAACAACTCATCAGCGCCGTCGACTACTGCCACAGCCGCGGCGTCACCCACCGCGACCTCAAGCCGGAGAATCTCCTCCTGGACCAGAACGAGGACCTCAAAGTCTCCGACTTTGGCCTCTCGGCGCTGCCGGAGCAGCGCCGCGCCGACGGCATGCTCGTGACCCCGTGCGGGACCCCTGCCTACGTGGCGCCGGAGGTTCTGAAGAAAAAGGGTTACGACGGTTCAAAGGCTGATATTTGGTCCTGTGGCGTAATTCTCTACGCCTTGCTCTGCGGCTATTTACCCTTCCAAGGTGAGAACGTTATGAGAATCTACCGGAAAGCGTTCAGAGCACAGTATGAGTTACCGGAATGGGTTTCGCCGCCGGCCAAAAATCTGATTTCGAATCTCCTCGTTGCTGATCCTGCCAAGAGGTATTCCATTCCCGAGATAATGAAAGACCCCTGGTTTCAATTCGGGTTCATGAGACCCATTGCGTTTTCGATCAAGGAATCCGTAGAAGACAACATTCATTATTTCGACGATGtggacaacaacaacaacgagGAGGACGAGGTTTCAATGAGGAAACCCAGTAGGCCGTTTTACAACGCGTTTGAGATAATCTCGTCGTTGTCGCACGGGTTTGACCTCAGGAGTTTGTTCGAGACGAGGAAGCGGTCGCCGTCGATGTTTATCTGTAAATTTTCGGCTTCGGCGGTGATGGCGAAGGTGGAGGCTGCGGCGAAGAAGCTGAATTTTAAAGTGACGGGGAAGAAGGAGTTCGTGGTGAGGATGCAGGGGGCGGAAGAGGGGAGGAAGGGGAGGTTGGGGATGACGGTGGAGGTTTTTGAGGTGGCGCCGGAGGTGGCGGTGGTGGAGTTTTCTAAGTCCGCCGGCGACACTCTGGAGTATATTAAATTGTGTGAGGAACAAATGAGACCATCTCTGAAAGACGTTGTCTGGAGCTGGCAGGGAGATAGATAG
- the LOC114167196 gene encoding V-type proton ATPase subunit D, translating into MSGQTQRLNVVPTVTMLGVVKARLVGATRGHALLKKKSDALTVQFRQILKKIVTAKESMGDIMKTSSFALTEAKYVAGDNIKHVVLENVREASLRVRSRQENVAGVKLPKFEYTSDADANKNDLTGLARGGQQVQQCRAAYIKAIEVLVELASLQTSFLTLDEAIKTTNRRVNALENVVKPRLENTISYIKGELDELEREDFFRLKKIQGYKKREIERQMLLKKVESNLPVRKAVSYNSANLLAVGDKDEDIIF; encoded by the coding sequence ATGTCGGGGCAAACGCAGCGTCTGAACGTGGTCCCCACCGTGACGATGCTGGGAGTGGTGAAGGCGCGTCTGGTGGGAGCCACTCGCGGCCACGCGCTCCTGAAGAAGAAGAGCGATGCGCTCACGGTGCAGTTCCGCCAGATCCTGAAGAAGATCGTGACCGCGAAGGAGTCCATGGGCGACATCATGAAAACCTCGTCGTTCGCGCTCACCGAGGCCAAGTACGTCGCCGGCGACAATATCAAGCACGTCGTCCTCGAGAATGTCCGGGAAGCCTCCCTCCGCGTCCGCTCGCGCCAGGAGAACGTCGCCGGTGTGAAGCTCCCGAAGTTCGAGTACACCTCCGACGCCGACGCCAACAAGAACGACCTCACCGGACTGGCGCGGGGCGGCCAGCAGGTGCAGCAGTGCCGCGCCGCCTACATCAAGGCCATCGAGGTTCTGGTGGAGCTCGCCTCGCTTCAGACCTCGTTCCTCACTCTCGATGAGGCTATCAAGACCACGAATCGTAGGGTTAACGCTCTGGAGAATGTGGTGAAGCCGCGGTTGGAGAATACGATCAGTTACATCAAGGGCGAGTTGGATGAGCTCGAGAGGGAAGATTTCTTCAGGCTGAAGAAGATTCAGGGGTATAAGAAGAGGGAGATTGAGAGGCAGATGCTTTTGAAGAAGGTTGAGTCTAATTTACCTGTGCGCAAAGCGGTTTCTTACAATTCCGCTAATCTGTTGGCTGTGGGTGACAAAGATGAGGATATTATCTTCTGA